Proteins encoded within one genomic window of Tindallia magadiensis:
- the yycH gene encoding two-component system activity regulator YycH: MNKEKLKSLLLVFLIITSIMLTQRVWFRSPLELLQTEASYFEVSEELLEETRRAVLQPDRLVLGFGGGVNNSHHTHIDHQKLPPYWEAGKKLLAHFFTQEVDVQVVSEETYFQAFSARNLEFHFGQGMPASLPAAMFGSMDNDITQNLYSIQKILIPAREQQTIYLMDSEGTHYQLTLEDMPEEILWPDFVTMLEEKSFSPYVKYYPLFTYVENDVLLPLSYEKNVPRIFVESTMDTGNESRLHEKVRSFFDENFDFVKIIRETTGSHIYMYGYGQQEVRVSKTGRLEYTAETGNESGTNLNRAFNIALEFILRNEGFPEGAYLQEVTPIEENGNRGFRFAFGYHIQGFSVEQKRQNLSSPIIIEVFGDSVRRYRAMTRQVMGMPEVRPEGGIISPHRLIEDHFNALLEDLENRIVLEKDENGEDEERGQESTISGDELLRRIEDVVLVYWDREDTHRRQMLIPAWRIRIDGEKYYFDAHEGIWLNQQS; this comes from the coding sequence ATGAACAAAGAAAAACTGAAAAGCCTGTTGCTGGTATTCCTGATTATCACCAGCATCATGCTGACCCAGCGAGTCTGGTTCCGTTCGCCTCTGGAGTTATTACAAACAGAGGCTTCTTATTTTGAGGTAAGCGAAGAGCTTCTGGAAGAAACCCGAAGAGCTGTTTTGCAACCAGACCGTTTAGTGCTGGGTTTTGGCGGAGGCGTTAATAACTCACACCATACCCATATCGATCATCAGAAATTGCCCCCTTACTGGGAAGCCGGCAAAAAACTTCTGGCCCATTTTTTCACTCAGGAAGTAGACGTTCAAGTGGTGTCTGAGGAAACTTATTTTCAGGCTTTTTCTGCCAGAAATCTGGAGTTTCATTTTGGCCAGGGAATGCCGGCTTCTTTACCAGCGGCTATGTTTGGCTCCATGGATAATGACATCACCCAAAACCTATATTCAATCCAAAAAATACTGATTCCTGCGAGAGAACAGCAGACCATCTATCTGATGGATTCGGAAGGCACCCACTACCAGTTAACCTTGGAAGACATGCCGGAGGAAATCCTTTGGCCGGATTTTGTGACAATGCTGGAAGAAAAATCTTTCAGTCCCTATGTAAAATACTATCCTTTATTCACTTATGTGGAAAATGATGTGTTACTACCCCTTAGCTATGAAAAAAATGTACCACGGATTTTTGTGGAAAGCACGATGGATACCGGTAATGAAAGCAGGCTCCATGAAAAAGTAAGAAGTTTTTTTGACGAAAACTTTGATTTTGTAAAGATTATCCGAGAAACTACGGGCAGCCATATTTATATGTACGGCTATGGGCAGCAGGAGGTTCGAGTTTCAAAAACCGGCCGGTTAGAATATACGGCTGAGACAGGAAACGAATCTGGAACCAATTTGAACAGAGCTTTCAACATAGCGTTGGAATTTATTCTTCGAAACGAAGGTTTTCCGGAAGGCGCCTATTTACAGGAAGTCACTCCTATTGAAGAGAATGGTAACCGAGGATTTCGTTTTGCTTTTGGCTATCACATCCAAGGATTTTCTGTGGAACAAAAACGACAAAACCTTTCAAGCCCCATCATTATAGAAGTCTTTGGGGATTCGGTGAGACGATACCGGGCAATGACAAGGCAAGTGATGGGAATGCCGGAAGTAAGGCCGGAAGGCGGTATTATTTCACCGCATCGGCTGATCGAAGATCATTTTAATGCCCTGCTGGAAGATTTGGAAAACCGAATCGTCTTGGAAAAGGATGAAAATGGAGAAGATGAAGAAAGAGGACAAGAAAGTACTATCAGTGGCGATGAATTGCTTCGTCGGATTGAAGACGTGGTATTGGTTTACTGGGACAGAGAAGATACTCACCGTCGTCAGATGCTAATTCCGGCATGGCGAATCAGGATTGATGGAGAAAAATATTATTTTGATGCCCACGAAGGAATCTGGTTAAACCAGCAATCATAA
- the yycI gene encoding two-component system regulatory protein YycI, translated as MDWTKAKSILIAAFLITNIFLLSVLYGGNQPEESAGISDQYATQTIEFLQEQQIELRTALPMSAPSLNSVTVEYRFFPLQETAYQFLGEDALRVDLHTYENHKGRVTVLEEKILIYENKEKGPMLTNFDEEKLMKMGETFLQTHHLDPQGLRLEQIYFGMEPEYQDEPLHKLVYQQTYQNRFIGESFVHIYIGQRGIVAVEALLLENMRSIGEGTSHTMISAPEALLRTVHQIQQHHSADTPAIITDILPGYYFPLHQKPIAEGDPVESGTAVPAWKIVLKDGKTFYQEAF; from the coding sequence ATGGACTGGACAAAAGCAAAGAGTATACTGATTGCGGCCTTCCTAATTACCAACATATTCTTATTGAGCGTGCTTTACGGTGGGAACCAGCCGGAAGAATCCGCTGGTATCAGTGACCAATACGCCACACAAACCATCGAATTTCTACAGGAACAACAGATCGAATTAAGAACCGCACTGCCTATGTCTGCCCCTTCACTAAATTCGGTTACAGTAGAGTATCGGTTTTTTCCTTTGCAGGAAACCGCCTATCAATTTTTGGGAGAAGATGCCTTGCGGGTAGATCTCCATACCTACGAAAATCATAAAGGCCGTGTGACGGTTTTGGAAGAAAAAATACTGATTTACGAAAACAAAGAAAAGGGACCGATGCTGACCAATTTTGACGAAGAAAAACTGATGAAAATGGGAGAAACATTTCTGCAAACCCATCATCTGGATCCACAAGGATTAAGGCTGGAACAAATTTATTTTGGGATGGAACCAGAGTATCAGGATGAACCCCTTCATAAACTGGTGTATCAACAAACCTATCAAAATCGATTTATTGGAGAAAGCTTTGTGCATATCTATATCGGTCAAAGAGGAATTGTAGCCGTGGAAGCCTTACTGTTGGAAAACATGCGAAGTATCGGAGAAGGAACCAGCCACACCATGATTTCAGCTCCGGAAGCATTGCTTAGAACCGTACACCAAATTCAGCAACACCACTCAGCAGATACGCCGGCGATTATTACAGACATTCTGCCGGGTTACTATTTCCCCCTACATCAAAAACCAATCGCCGAAGGGGATCCGGTAGAGTCCGGTACGGCCGTACCTGCATGGAAAATTGTATTAAAAGATGGAAAAACATTTTATCAGGAAGCATTCTAA
- a CDS encoding UDP-N-acetylglucosamine 1-carboxyvinyltransferase produces MEKEKLVIQGGVRLKGQVDISGFKNAAVAIIPATVAAGGPCVIDNLPGISDITILTQILEDMGAKVERNGQDPDNGSHSVNIDTTGMTECYADHDMAKNLRASYYLLGAALGRFKKAKVAYPGGCDIGVRPIDQHIKGFEALGAKVAIEHGIISVEAERLIGTEIYLDVVSVGATINIMLAAIRAEGRTIIENAAKEPHIVDVANFLNGMGADVRGAGTDVIKINGVPEVGGCHHTVIPDQIEAGTYMIAAAATGGDVVINKVIPKHLESVIAKLREMGVQITEEDESLCVRVDASKGLKNVSIKTLVYPGFPTDLQQPMSSLLTVAKGIGIVTETIFEGRFKHVEQLKKMGANIKVEGRMAVIEGVDRLMGATVTATDLRAAASLVIAGLMAEGETEVENIFYIDRGYDLFDEKMTRLGAKVHRVKA; encoded by the coding sequence ATGGAAAAGGAAAAACTAGTCATTCAAGGTGGCGTAAGATTAAAAGGTCAGGTAGATATCAGTGGATTTAAGAATGCAGCCGTAGCTATTATACCGGCAACGGTAGCCGCCGGTGGACCATGTGTTATTGATAATTTGCCAGGCATTAGCGATATCACTATTCTCACACAAATTCTGGAAGATATGGGAGCAAAAGTAGAGCGAAACGGACAAGATCCGGACAACGGTTCACATTCCGTTAACATTGACACCACCGGCATGACAGAATGCTATGCCGATCATGATATGGCAAAAAATTTAAGAGCATCTTATTACTTATTAGGAGCTGCCTTAGGACGTTTCAAAAAAGCCAAGGTAGCCTATCCGGGAGGTTGCGATATCGGTGTTCGGCCGATTGATCAGCATATCAAAGGATTTGAAGCCTTAGGAGCAAAAGTAGCCATTGAACATGGCATTATTTCCGTAGAAGCAGAAAGACTGATTGGAACAGAAATATACCTGGATGTTGTTAGTGTAGGTGCGACGATTAATATTATGTTGGCGGCTATTCGGGCTGAGGGAAGAACCATTATTGAAAACGCTGCCAAAGAACCACATATTGTTGATGTTGCTAACTTCCTTAATGGCATGGGGGCTGATGTACGAGGTGCAGGAACGGATGTGATCAAGATCAATGGGGTTCCGGAAGTGGGCGGATGCCATCACACGGTTATTCCGGATCAGATCGAAGCAGGAACTTATATGATTGCCGCCGCCGCTACTGGTGGAGATGTAGTAATCAATAAAGTAATTCCAAAACACCTGGAGTCTGTTATTGCCAAACTCCGGGAAATGGGTGTGCAAATAACCGAAGAAGATGAATCTCTATGTGTGCGGGTAGACGCTTCCAAAGGTCTGAAGAATGTCAGCATTAAAACCCTAGTATACCCAGGATTTCCTACAGATTTACAACAGCCTATGAGTTCTCTGTTAACCGTTGCTAAAGGTATTGGTATCGTAACAGAAACCATTTTTGAAGGACGGTTCAAACATGTGGAACAACTGAAAAAAATGGGCGCTAATATAAAAGTAGAAGGTCGAATGGCTGTTATTGAAGGTGTCGATCGATTAATGGGCGCCACGGTTACAGCAACAGATCTGCGGGCAGCGGCTTCTTTAGTGATTGCCGGACTAATGGCAGAAGGAGAAACAGAGGTAGAAAACATTTTCTATATTGACCGGGGCTATGATCTATTTGATGAAAAAATGACCCGACTTGGTGCAAAAGTGCATCGTGTGAAAGCATAA
- a CDS encoding MBL fold metallo-hydrolase — MPATFCTLASGSSGNCHVLSDGNQQLLIDAGLSGKQIQSRLQKAGMQPENLSGILVSHEHSDHIKGAGILSRRFQLPIYANEKTWIAMEEKIGPVKPEHRKIFDSQKAFAIGDISVTPYRLSHDAADPVGFALEGHQFKICLATDLGHVPESLYEVACNSDLLVMESNHDVDMLNVGSYPYYLKRRVLSDQGHLSNESAGQAVVEMIRRNVKSILLAHLSRENNFPELAYSTVTGIMAENEMKAGEDVNLSLSTREEISCLYAY, encoded by the coding sequence ATGCCAGCAACCTTCTGCACGTTGGCCAGTGGCAGCAGTGGAAACTGTCATGTCTTGTCCGACGGTAATCAGCAACTGCTAATCGATGCAGGGCTAAGCGGAAAACAGATTCAAAGCCGGCTTCAAAAAGCAGGAATGCAACCAGAAAACCTTTCCGGTATCCTGGTAAGTCATGAGCATTCAGACCATATTAAAGGCGCGGGGATTCTTTCGCGCCGTTTTCAGTTACCCATTTATGCCAATGAAAAAACCTGGATTGCCATGGAAGAAAAAATCGGACCGGTCAAACCGGAGCACCGAAAAATCTTCGACAGCCAGAAAGCCTTTGCCATTGGAGATATTTCCGTAACACCCTATCGTTTATCCCATGACGCCGCCGACCCCGTCGGCTTTGCCTTGGAAGGCCATCAGTTCAAAATATGCCTGGCAACAGACCTAGGACATGTTCCAGAATCTCTGTATGAAGTGGCATGCAATTCAGACCTTCTGGTAATGGAATCCAATCACGACGTAGACATGCTAAACGTAGGCAGTTATCCCTACTATCTGAAACGACGGGTCTTATCAGACCAGGGTCATTTATCCAACGAAAGTGCCGGACAGGCAGTAGTAGAAATGATTCGCCGCAATGTCAAATCAATTTTGTTAGCCCATTTAAGTCGAGAAAACAACTTTCCTGAGCTGGCCTATTCCACCGTAACCGGTATCATGGCAGAAAATGAAATGAAAGCAGGAGAAGACGTAAACCTCAGCCTTTCAACCAGAGAAGAGATAAGTTGTTTGTATGCCTATTAA
- the htrA gene encoding serine protease HtrA translates to MDEFKREEEERETKEIEETDETEEIEETDETEEIEETDEMGSVEEEKTEETKPIEKPRKKAPGLGRLFLLLILAALVGSSITFALIYQYLPEIMTHRGLLESPDNRQSVVIEPSDDISVYTAVAQKAMPSVVGITTVQVQQDRFFGTRRSEGLGTGVIVDERGYILTNSHVIGDGRAEQLAVILHDGSQQPAEVLWYEQSMDLAVIKVESETNLQPAELGDSDQLEVGEIAIAIGNPLGLNFERTLTQGVISGLNRSIQLGQGIAIDNLIQTDASINPGNSGGPLLNAQGQVIGINTAKVQTGEGLGFAIPINTSKPIVDQFIERGEFSRVYLGIRGYNVSDFEGATGITLSAENGVYIVEVVAGSVAEKADLRPGDVIVAIGEEEIETMGDLIRALYKYRPGCETTVEYIRNEQEQRTDIIFLD, encoded by the coding sequence ATGGACGAATTCAAAAGAGAAGAAGAGGAAAGAGAAACAAAAGAGATAGAAGAAACAGATGAAACAGAAGAGATAGAAGAAACAGATGAAACAGAAGAGATAGAAGAAACAGATGAAATGGGAAGCGTAGAAGAAGAAAAAACAGAAGAAACGAAGCCTATAGAGAAACCAAGGAAAAAAGCCCCTGGTCTTGGGAGGTTATTTCTCTTATTAATCCTTGCGGCCCTAGTAGGCAGCAGTATTACCTTTGCTCTGATATACCAATATCTGCCAGAAATCATGACCCACCGAGGCTTGCTAGAGAGCCCGGACAATAGACAATCCGTCGTCATCGAACCTTCTGATGATATTAGCGTCTATACGGCCGTGGCCCAGAAAGCCATGCCGTCCGTAGTCGGTATTACGACAGTTCAGGTGCAACAAGACCGGTTTTTTGGAACCAGGCGTTCCGAAGGCCTTGGCACCGGCGTTATTGTAGATGAAAGAGGGTATATTCTGACCAACTCTCATGTCATAGGCGATGGAAGAGCAGAACAATTAGCCGTTATCCTTCATGATGGAAGTCAACAACCAGCCGAAGTTTTATGGTATGAACAGTCCATGGATCTGGCCGTTATTAAGGTTGAAAGTGAAACAAACCTGCAACCGGCTGAACTGGGCGATAGCGATCAGCTAGAAGTAGGTGAGATAGCCATTGCTATTGGAAATCCTCTGGGACTTAACTTTGAACGAACCCTTACCCAGGGAGTTATTAGTGGGCTAAATCGCAGCATACAGCTTGGGCAGGGCATTGCCATTGATAACCTGATCCAGACCGATGCATCGATTAACCCGGGCAATAGCGGAGGACCACTTCTCAATGCACAGGGACAAGTGATCGGCATTAATACAGCAAAAGTGCAAACCGGAGAGGGACTTGGCTTTGCCATCCCCATCAACACTTCCAAGCCAATCGTAGATCAGTTTATAGAAAGAGGCGAATTTAGTCGTGTCTATCTAGGGATCCGAGGATATAACGTCAGCGATTTTGAAGGTGCTACCGGCATCACCCTAAGCGCTGAAAACGGTGTATACATTGTAGAGGTAGTAGCCGGTTCCGTTGCTGAAAAAGCAGATCTTCGACCAGGGGACGTGATCGTAGCCATTGGAGAGGAAGAAATAGAAACCATGGGAGACCTGATCCGAGCCCTCTATAAATACCGACCTGGTTGTGAAACAACCGTAGAGTATATTCGAAACGAGCAAGAACAACGCACGGATATTATCTTCCTAGATTAA
- the rlmH gene encoding 23S rRNA (pseudouridine(1915)-N(3))-methyltransferase RlmH, translating to MNITLISVGKIKEKYLTQAIQEYSKRLSRYCKLTHVEVADEKAPENLSAAEEEQIKAKEGQRILQKISEQHYLIVLDLGGDMLSSERFAQKIDKLALTGKSQLAFVIGGSLGLSSEVLTRADEKLSFSKMTFPHQLMKVILLEQIYRGFRINRNEPYHK from the coding sequence ATGAACATAACACTGATAAGCGTAGGAAAAATAAAAGAAAAATACCTGACCCAAGCCATTCAGGAATATAGCAAACGCCTAAGTCGCTACTGCAAATTAACACATGTGGAAGTAGCCGATGAAAAAGCACCAGAAAACCTGAGCGCAGCAGAAGAAGAGCAAATAAAAGCCAAAGAAGGCCAGCGAATCCTGCAAAAGATATCAGAACAACATTACCTAATCGTTCTGGATCTGGGTGGCGATATGCTTTCTTCAGAAAGATTTGCTCAAAAAATAGATAAGCTGGCCCTTACAGGCAAGAGCCAGCTAGCTTTTGTGATTGGCGGATCTCTGGGGCTTTCCTCAGAAGTACTGACAAGAGCCGATGAAAAATTATCCTTCTCTAAAATGACCTTCCCCCATCAACTAATGAAAGTTATCCTATTAGAGCAGATTTACAGAGGTTTTCGAATTAACCGTAATGAACCTTACCACAAGTAG
- a CDS encoding EamA family transporter encodes MNRRDMGLGVIVATFWGLNFIAIKLGVAEVPPLMLVAIRFLLVAIPAVFFMPRPPISWKGLFIMSMTLYVGQFGFLFLGIKLGMPSGLASLVHQSQAFFTLLLAVAFLKEKLHWHHLTGLLIAGSGIGIIAYEQNAGASALGFWMVLTASFSWGVGNVIMRKVTLGVPPFSMLSLVVWSGLVSVLPTALLSLVIEGFESWKVAYASMDWISLASVAYLAYGASLIGYGLWGRLLAKYPATTVAPFSLLVPVVGISSTALFFGESITLLQGAGSLLVMVGLMINVFGGRIFKFYKVQ; translated from the coding sequence TTGAATCGACGTGATATGGGATTAGGAGTCATTGTGGCTACTTTTTGGGGCCTCAATTTTATTGCAATTAAGCTGGGCGTAGCAGAGGTACCGCCTCTTATGTTGGTGGCGATACGGTTTTTGCTGGTGGCAATACCCGCTGTCTTTTTTATGCCTCGCCCTCCTATTTCCTGGAAAGGCCTTTTTATAATGTCGATGACCTTGTATGTAGGCCAATTTGGATTTTTATTCCTTGGAATCAAGTTAGGAATGCCTTCCGGGCTAGCATCCTTAGTTCATCAGTCGCAGGCATTTTTTACTTTACTGCTGGCTGTGGCATTTCTAAAAGAAAAACTACATTGGCATCATTTGACGGGACTGCTTATTGCTGGCAGTGGTATCGGAATTATTGCCTATGAACAAAACGCTGGTGCTTCAGCTCTTGGCTTTTGGATGGTATTAACAGCTTCTTTTAGCTGGGGTGTTGGAAATGTGATTATGCGGAAAGTCACTTTAGGGGTACCACCCTTTTCTATGTTGTCGCTAGTGGTATGGTCAGGACTGGTTTCTGTTCTTCCTACAGCGTTACTGTCATTAGTGATTGAAGGGTTTGAAAGCTGGAAAGTTGCTTATGCTTCTATGGACTGGATTTCTTTGGCATCTGTTGCTTATTTGGCATATGGTGCTTCTTTAATTGGTTATGGCTTATGGGGAAGGCTTTTAGCAAAATATCCGGCGACTACGGTAGCTCCTTTTTCCTTATTAGTACCTGTCGTAGGGATTAGCAGTACAGCCTTGTTTTTTGGAGAGTCGATTACTCTCTTGCAGGGAGCTGGTTCTTTATTGGTTATGGTCGGGCTGATGATAAATGTATTTGGAGGAAGGATCTTCAAATTTTATAAGGTACAGTGA
- a CDS encoding methyl-accepting chemotaxis protein: MTQEQSKEEKKRKIGFGIQSKFLSGVIVALIISPTVAAFINQYVQRVLDVSVGRLFSANISILITTGINLIVVSGFILLLLRSVVLKPLAETRKALKNIAQNLDLRERIDYHSADEIGEMVKDMNSLLESMATALSEVEENTVQIVKSSEKINVRTNKTVSVASDVSKTIEEIANSSTYQAGETSSGATSINGLGEIIEAEQEYMKTLNRTTSHVKQLKEEGLETLAKVVSKTEESNQSVDQVSTIVQDSNNSAKKINEASAMIRSIAEQTNLLALNAAIESARAGEAGKGFAVVAEEIRKLAEESSKFTAEIESIVDNLTAKTSTAVETMNTLKAAVHQQSEEVKLTSQKFEGIDESIQNMLSVIEDLNAYGNEMDEKKNDIISVIEKLSSTSQQNAAGTEQAATAVQEQTASMYEIAEIVQELYEFAKSMQKNVERFSF, from the coding sequence ATGACTCAGGAGCAAAGCAAGGAAGAGAAAAAAAGGAAAATAGGTTTTGGCATTCAATCGAAATTTTTATCAGGGGTTATTGTAGCGCTTATTATCAGTCCGACGGTGGCGGCATTTATCAATCAATATGTGCAGCGAGTGTTAGACGTTAGTGTTGGGCGCCTTTTTTCTGCTAATATTTCAATACTGATTACAACAGGTATTAATCTGATCGTAGTAAGCGGATTTATTTTGCTATTGCTAAGATCAGTGGTGCTGAAGCCTCTTGCTGAAACCAGAAAAGCGTTAAAAAACATTGCACAAAATCTTGATCTAAGAGAAAGAATTGATTATCATTCTGCTGATGAAATAGGCGAAATGGTGAAAGATATGAACAGCTTACTGGAAAGTATGGCTACAGCGTTATCGGAGGTTGAAGAAAATACGGTGCAAATTGTTAAATCATCAGAAAAAATTAATGTTAGGACGAATAAAACAGTAAGCGTTGCATCTGATGTATCCAAAACCATTGAAGAAATAGCGAATAGCTCTACTTACCAGGCAGGTGAGACATCGAGCGGCGCAACAAGTATCAATGGGTTAGGAGAAATCATCGAAGCAGAACAAGAATATATGAAAACTTTGAACCGGACAACAAGCCATGTGAAACAATTGAAAGAAGAGGGATTGGAGACGTTGGCAAAGGTTGTCTCAAAAACAGAAGAAAGTAATCAATCCGTTGATCAAGTTTCGACAATTGTTCAGGATTCCAATAATAGTGCGAAAAAGATTAATGAAGCAAGCGCAATGATTCGAAGTATTGCAGAGCAAACTAATTTACTAGCGCTGAATGCAGCTATTGAGTCGGCGCGAGCTGGCGAGGCAGGTAAAGGCTTTGCTGTGGTGGCTGAAGAGATAAGAAAACTTGCAGAAGAGTCAAGTAAGTTTACGGCAGAAATAGAATCTATTGTTGACAATCTGACTGCTAAAACATCTACGGCCGTAGAAACGATGAACACATTAAAAGCGGCGGTTCATCAACAGAGTGAAGAGGTAAAGCTTACCAGTCAAAAATTTGAAGGAATCGATGAATCGATTCAGAATATGCTAAGCGTGATTGAGGATCTTAACGCTTATGGAAACGAGATGGACGAAAAGAAAAACGATATTATTTCTGTTATTGAAAAGCTTTCGTCAACCTCACAACAAAACGCAGCCGGTACAGAACAGGCTGCGACAGCTGTGCAAGAACAAACTGCTTCAATGTATGAAATAGCGGAGATTGTTCAAGAGTTATATGAATTTGCAAAGTCTATGCAAAAAAATGTAGAAAGATTTTCATTTTAG
- a CDS encoding NADase-type glycan-binding domain-containing protein translates to MMTNKICFGCMEVTDADPCPHCGYQALEEDGTSLHLPPGTLLREKYQIGKVLGQGGFGITYLARDTLLDMKLAVKEYLPQDLASRKMGEQTISLFSKDAALPFEEGLTRFLDEAKTLAKFDQHPGIVSVHDFFRANDTAYLVMKYIEGITLKQYVQDKGGSLPAEEAIAIMIPVLDALSAVHQVGILHRDISPDNIYMTQTGQVILIDFGAARQTISDKARSMSVLLKPGYTPEEQYRSKGSQGPWTDLYAVGATLYRLITGKMPAESLDRLVEDELTPPSHWGIPIEPHVEKAILKAMAVAGKDRYQQATDLVNDLLKKPAPIDPPSSLTAPVERPASHPSSVSDRRKWVIGAIVLLLAGVGVVMAMGSRTEEPIASIETPAETSTDITEAAMEKEVPEEDSLLTHESTTPPSSTEAHSEATNLPTSREKAPDGYREADPSSSSFSQGIILREETALPEVQTASTEVSYVEEVSRIISSSTLHHAANRYSENHVFDGQHETAWVEGATGDGIDEWIRLDFDHEKPIQGIFIINGYTRSEEIFYNNNRVKDVLIELSNGQQFYTQLADGFKEENHLLFETPINTQWIKLTIKSVYPGSQYQDTCISGIYPYKP, encoded by the coding sequence ATGATGACCAATAAAATTTGTTTTGGATGTATGGAAGTCACCGATGCTGACCCATGCCCTCACTGTGGGTATCAGGCATTAGAAGAAGACGGCACGTCACTTCATTTACCGCCGGGAACATTGTTACGGGAAAAATATCAGATAGGAAAAGTATTAGGACAAGGTGGTTTTGGTATTACCTATCTAGCCCGAGATACTTTACTGGATATGAAACTGGCTGTCAAGGAATACTTGCCTCAGGATTTAGCAAGCCGAAAGATGGGAGAACAGACCATTTCTCTTTTTTCTAAGGATGCCGCCCTTCCTTTTGAAGAAGGACTTACTCGATTTTTAGATGAAGCAAAAACCTTAGCAAAGTTTGATCAACATCCGGGAATTGTTTCCGTTCATGATTTTTTCAGAGCTAATGACACCGCTTATTTAGTGATGAAATACATTGAAGGAATTACTTTGAAGCAATATGTACAGGACAAAGGCGGCTCTCTCCCCGCAGAAGAGGCTATTGCTATTATGATTCCTGTTCTAGACGCTTTGTCTGCTGTTCATCAAGTTGGTATTCTTCACCGGGATATTAGCCCGGATAATATTTATATGACACAAACAGGCCAGGTAATTTTAATTGATTTTGGTGCTGCTAGGCAAACGATCAGTGACAAAGCACGAAGCATGTCGGTTTTATTAAAGCCCGGATATACACCAGAAGAACAATATCGTAGCAAAGGTTCCCAAGGACCTTGGACCGATTTATATGCTGTAGGGGCTACTTTATACCGGTTAATTACTGGAAAGATGCCAGCGGAATCCCTTGATCGTCTAGTAGAAGATGAACTCACTCCACCATCCCACTGGGGCATTCCCATAGAACCTCATGTAGAAAAAGCTATCTTAAAAGCAATGGCTGTTGCTGGAAAAGACCGCTATCAGCAGGCGACGGATCTGGTCAATGATTTATTAAAAAAACCGGCTCCCATCGATCCGCCTTCTTCTTTAACAGCACCCGTGGAGCGTCCAGCTTCTCATCCTTCCTCCGTTTCCGATCGCAGGAAATGGGTGATCGGTGCCATTGTCCTTTTACTAGCCGGTGTTGGTGTTGTAATGGCTATGGGATCTCGTACCGAAGAGCCAATAGCATCCATCGAAACACCTGCCGAAACATCTACCGATATTACGGAAGCCGCCATGGAAAAGGAGGTCCCAGAAGAGGATAGCCTCCTTACCCATGAATCGACTACGCCACCTTCTTCTACAGAAGCACACAGCGAAGCCACTAATCTACCAACAAGCCGTGAAAAAGCACCAGACGGATACAGAGAAGCTGATCCTTCGTCGTCTTCTTTTTCCCAGGGCATCATTCTTCGTGAAGAAACAGCTTTGCCAGAAGTTCAAACAGCCAGCACCGAAGTTTCCTATGTCGAAGAGGTAAGTCGTATTATTTCCTCTTCCACTCTGCACCATGCGGCTAATCGGTACAGCGAGAACCATGTTTTTGATGGTCAGCATGAAACGGCTTGGGTAGAAGGAGCCACCGGCGATGGCATCGATGAGTGGATTCGTTTGGATTTTGATCATGAAAAGCCTATCCAGGGCATTTTTATCATCAATGGATACACCCGCTCAGAAGAAATATTTTACAACAATAATCGGGTCAAAGATGTTCTCATTGAACTTTCTAACGGACAGCAATTTTACACGCAATTAGCCGATGGCTTTAAAGAAGAAAATCATTTGCTCTTTGAAACACCTATCAATACGCAATGGATTAAGCTAACGATTAAGTCTGTTTATCCAGGAAGTCAGTACCAAGACACCTGTATCTCTGGTATTTATCCGTACAAGCCTTGA